A DNA window from Daucus carota subsp. sativus chromosome 3, DH1 v3.0, whole genome shotgun sequence contains the following coding sequences:
- the LOC108212463 gene encoding uncharacterized protein LOC108212463 — protein MDRETFLDMVREIANQQRQNPGANNVPNQEGQTMFDRFMKQRPNSFKEAKHPMDAEAWINHMEKIFRVLNCSEEEKARFGVYRLERDAGTWWKSVVASHPAGYEDTLTWNVFKAQFDQRYFPASVREEYAREYQSIAQRDDESVADFQVRFQRLAGYARSIAGDEQDKIMKFKWALKDSVRNHIISNRYATMDSLVDSARDQELHQVDCAKRLEVQDQKRKRDDDPPRFQNNGESSGGFKQNNQRYNTRSFQQKNGNQGNQQNRSGGQTESQNEGRSACAHCGKMHSGVCRWISRACYNCGRQGHTIRDCKAPLKKSGDPNDTSGKDEQKSSGRVFSLTANDAANSSGM, from the coding sequence ATGGACAGGGAGACTTTCTTGGATATGGTTAGGGAAATTGCAAATCAACAAAGACAAAACCCGGGCGCTAATAATGTGCCAAATCAAGAAGGTCAAACTATGTTCGACCGTTTTATGAAGCAAAGGCCTAACAGTTTCAAAGAAGCCAAACACCCTATGGATGCTGAGGCTTGGATCAATCACATGGAGAAGATATTTCGTGTACTAAACTGTTCTGAGGAGGAGAAAGCTCGCTTTGGTGTTTACCGTCTTGAAAGGGATGCTGGCACTTGGTGGAAATCAGTGGTGGCTTCCCATCCGGCTGGATATGAGGACACTCTCACCTGGAATGTGTTTAAGGCGCAATTCGATCAAAGATACTTTCCTGCTAGTGTTCGTGAGGAATATGCTCGAGAATATCAGAGTATTGCTCAAAGGGATGATGAGTCCGTGGCGGATTTTCAGGTTCGATTTCAAAGGTTGGCTGGTTATGCTCGATCTATTGCTGGGGATGAACAAGATAAAATTATGAAGTTTAAATGGGCTTTGAAGGATTCCGTGCGCAACCATATCATTTCTAATCGCTACGCTACTATGGATAGTTTGGTGGACAGTGCTAGAGATCAGGAGCTCCATCAGGTGGACTGTGCCAAACGTCTTGAGGTTCAGGACCAGAAGAGAAAGAGGGATGATGATCCTCCTAGGTTCCAGAATAATGGAGAATCTTCGGGCGGATTTAAACAAAACAATCAGAGGTACAACACCCGCAGTTTTCAGCAGAAAAATGGGAATCAAGGGAATCAGCAAAATAGGTCAGGCGGTCAAACTGAGAGTCAGAATGAAGGAAGGTCTGCTTGTGCACACTGTGGAAAAATGCACAGTGGTGTTTGTCGCTGGATTTCAAGAGCATGCTATAATTGTGGTCGTCAGGGTCATACTATTCGAGACTGCAAGGCACCGTTGAAGAAATCTGGAGATCCGAACGATACTAGTGGGAAGGATGAGCAGAAGAGTTCGGGACGTGTGTTTTCTCTCACCGCAAATGATGCTGCTAACTCATCAGGTATGTAA